CTTGCCGGCAGGAAATTAGGATATCTTTTAGTGACGTTTTCCATATTTGCTACCTGGTTTGGAGCTGAATCCTGCATTGGCACTTCTGGTGCAGCATATTCAGACGGGCTTGTTGGTGTTACGGCTGATCCTTTTGGGTATGCGATAGTTCTTTTCATATTAGGCCTATTTTTTGCAGCCCGCCTGTGGAAAATGCAGCTAACAACTATCTCCGACTTTTTTAGAAATGTATACGACAGCACCGTAGAAAAGCTCACTGCAATTATTCTTATTCCCACATCCTTGCTGTGGGCAGCAGCTCAAATACGTGCATTTGGGCAGGTTCTTTCTGCTTCATCTGAAATAGAACTAACTATATCCATTACTATATCCGCAATTGTAGTTATCCTGTATACTGGATTAGGTGGTTTACTTGCTGATGCAATAACTGACATTGTCCAGGGAGCAATTCTTATTATTGGCCTTTTTATTATTTTTTACTCAGTACTTGATGATGTTGGCGGATTAACAAGCGCTTTGGGAATGCTTGATACAACCCGCTTAACATTTGTGCCGCATTCAATCACTGATCCATTACACCGACTGTTAACTATGGCAGAATCATGGGCTGTGCCAATCTGTGGATCACTTGTTGCACAGGAAGTCATATCCAGAATGCTTGCTGCACGGTCAGCAACGGTTGCTCGCAGGAGCTCATTATTAGCTTCACTCATGTATATTTCCATTGGAATAATCCCTCTTTTTATTGGTCTTATTGGGTATCACGTCATGCCAGGCTTGCAGGATCCAGAACAAATTTTGCCCAAAATGGCACAATTCCACTTTCATAAATATCTTTACATTATCTTTGCAGGAGCATTGGTATCAGCAATTCTTTCCACAGTTGACAGCGCTCTTTTGGCATCGTCAGCTCTGCTCAACCATAACCTTATTTTCAGCTTCTACCCCAACTTAAGTGATAAAACAAAACTTATCGCTGATAGAATAGGAGTTATTATACTGGGCATAACCTCATATGTGTTAGCTCTTCATGCCGAAGGGATATATTCGCTGGTAAAAGAAGCCTCGGCATTTGGCAGCGCTGGTGTGTTTGTAATATATATTATTGGCATGTATTCAAAAAACACAAGCGTTACGGCAGCTATAGTAACACTTGCAACAGGAGCATCCACCTATTTTATTGGAAAATTTTTCATTCATTTTGAATATAGCTTTCTGCTATCAGTACTAGTTGCGGTGCTAAGCTATTATACAGTCTATCTGATAACAAAGGCAATAACACCTGCAACACTACCAGTTGCAATAAAAGATACGGATAGTTAAAAATTTCTTGCATTTATACTCAATAGATGTTCATACTATCACTACAACAGAGAATAGTACTATCAATTCTGTTATGATTAACATTTAAAAGGCATTGTATGAACTTAAAACTTAGTAGTATTGTAATAATTGTACTTCTTGTAATACGGCCATTACATGCGTACTACTCATTTCTTGGTAATTTAATTACGTACGCGCATTTACCACTCCTTGTACAAGATAGCACTACAAAAAAAGACAAGCCACCCGCATCAAAAGGCAATGATGAAAATCCCGATGACAATCATACAAACGATGACACATTTGACCATGATGACAATGACATCGATGAGTATATGGAAGATATACCAGATGACTTTTATGATTATCAGGAAGAAAACTTTTAAGCTCTTTTAATGACAAGGCATGGTATTGTAGATTTTCGTACAACTTTTTCAGTAACAGATCCCAATAACATTTCTTCAATATTGCTTTTACCATGTGAACCCAATACAATACATGAAACATTATGCTCCTGAGCTATTTGTATTATTTCCCTAAATGGAATACCTTCAATAATTAATGGGGTAACTCTATACAGTTTGGAAAATTGCTTGATTAATTTTGTCATCTGGGCTTGTGCTTCTTTTTTTAGAATATCTCCTATATCATAGGGATAGATAAAAGTTTCGCCAAATGCTGTTGTGTCTATTATAGTACTTTGCCGTATATCGATGACATGGAGGATGATCAAATCCTTTGTCCCAATTTTTTTCATGGATTTTATATATGGAATGGCTGCCTGTGCACATTCAGAAAAATCTGTTGGGTAGAGAATTTTCTTAAACATTTTCTTCCCCTATGAAGGATATATTCGACAAATATTGTACTATTAGAATACTGTTATGTGCGATAGTAATCAAGTAAAAAAATCCCCGTTTGATGATTACAGTTTTGCTTTACTATATGAGAAACGTAATGCTGAATTTGGATACCCTGGTAAGTTGTTAGATTACCTCATAGAACATCTGTATAAATACAATGTCACCTCAGTTATTGATGTTGGTGCTGGCACAGGTGCTTTCAGCATTCCACTGGCACAAGCCGGTTTCAGAGTTCATGCCATTGAGCCTGCTACAGGAATGCGTAGTATTTTATCTAGCAAAATAAAAGATGTTTCAGGCAATTTATCAATATACCCATATACCCTAGAAGAAATGCCAGCAATAAAGGCAGATGCCTGTATTGCAATGCACTCATTATATGGTATGAAGCCAATAGAAGGAGCTATCGCCAAAATGATGCATAGTGCCCCACTGGTAATGATAGCAGTTAGAACAGAAAAGACATATACTTTAAGTGATGTTGTAAGAAGCTACTTTAAAAAAGAAAGACCCAAACATTATCACAAAAAAATTATTGAATATCTTCAGGAACATTCAATATCTCATAAACAATATTTTATACACCAGTCTCACAGAGTGATAATCAGAAATTTGTTTCAGGAAGCGTTATTTCATTGTCAGGCAATGGGCTGTGATGAAAGTCATGTTGATGCAATTCTACATATTCTTGAAAATAACCTTCATAAAGATGACGAGTATTGGTTTGAAAATATTCATGATGACGCAATGATTATTATTCATCCATAAGCTATTTTGCCATACCACAACATGTAGTACTCTTGGCAATTTTTACAATCTTTTGGAAAAATTTTTCTGAGTTACAGAGTACCAGGCCTCCATTATCAATCACCATGCTAGTGCGCGTTTCACCCTTAACACTGTACACAAAGGGGAAGACATACAATTCCTGACTGTATAAATAGACGTACATATGTTCACCAGCATTTATTATACAGCCATGCTCTGTCATATGGATATCAGTGACATTGGAAAAGCTTTTTATTTGAATTTCCTGCTTTGTTTTTATATGTATGCGTTTAAAATCCCAGTTGCCAGCACTTCCTTTAATTACATACAGTTCATCATTGTGCAAAAAATGTTTCCATGAGGCTATCCTCACACCCGAAAGCAGAACATCACCTTTGGTGTTTAAAACCCATAGGTTATAGGTCCCTGCTATGCCTGTAATAACTATAAGTTTATCATCAACGATATCTATATATGCATTATAATACTTCAAGGCTTGAGGTGGGGCAAACTCAGTTGTACAAAATTTTTTTGTCTGCTCATCTGTGGCAGTATATATAAATAATTCTTTCCCGCATAAGAAATATGTATGCTTTGCATGTGCAACTGCTTTAATTGGTTCCTGTGATGGATTATTTATTATAGATTCTTTCTTATTTTTTGAAAGGTACACTACCATACCGTCAGTTGCTACACATACATCCTCGTCTGGATTATACCATACACTCACAACTTCACGGGGAAAGTTGTAGTCATGTTTATGTGGATAAATAGCAGTTAAAAGATTTTCTGAAGAAAAAATTGCATGAGGTGTCACATATATCTTTTTTGCATCGATCCTCTCTACTTGTGAATACTGGACTAATCCTTCTTTGAATTTTACATATGCACTTTGAGTAAGACCTTCATTGTACAGTCGTATGCCTTCATCAATGTTTTTTTCCCTGGAACATGAAATGTGAAGTATCACCACACAACATAGAAGAAAACATATAAATTTTTTCATCAGGCTTTTTTCCCTTTGATCTTTTCCATAGTTTTCTGCAAAAACCTTCCATCCATTATTTCAATCATCTTATTTGCAGCCTGCGATTTTGCATTAATACTGAATTTTGATGTTGTAATATATATACCACTTCGACATTTTTCTTCCAGCATCCTTTGATAAAACGCATTAATCTGGCCTTCAGTAATGTCGCGGGTTGTTCGTATGAAGTTAATAAGGACAGGGGGTTCGTTAATCCTCTTTACACTGAAGCATTTATACATATATTCATTGGGTGACACTTCCTTTTTATACACAATACTGTAATTAAGCTGGGCAATTATTTCGGTTATTAGTGGCTGCAATTCTGACATAGATGATGTGAATAAAAATTTAAGGTTCTTATTTTCCAGTATTGCTTTATAATCATCTAATTTAAGTTGTGTACTGCGATAATTTGGATTGATGGCAGCAACTTTTTCCCAGTGATGGACTGCCTCCTGAATTTTATTTTCCATTTCATAACATTCAGCAAGTAAATAGCGATATGCCAGCCCTTCATCGGTGTTATCCTTTATGTAGGAAAGGCCCTTCTCAAGTTCCTCAATAGCTCTTGTGTATTCGTCATTATCATAATATATCTGCCCAATTGCATACTGACTTTTTGC
The DNA window shown above is from Spirochaetota bacterium and carries:
- a CDS encoding sodium:solute symporter family protein, producing MSGYLIGILAYIIFQLILGILVSRKIHSDDDFILAGRKLGYLLVTFSIFATWFGAESCIGTSGAAYSDGLVGVTADPFGYAIVLFILGLFFAARLWKMQLTTISDFFRNVYDSTVEKLTAIILIPTSLLWAAAQIRAFGQVLSASSEIELTISITISAIVVILYTGLGGLLADAITDIVQGAILIIGLFIIFYSVLDDVGGLTSALGMLDTTRLTFVPHSITDPLHRLLTMAESWAVPICGSLVAQEVISRMLAARSATVARRSSLLASLMYISIGIIPLFIGLIGYHVMPGLQDPEQILPKMAQFHFHKYLYIIFAGALVSAILSTVDSALLASSALLNHNLIFSFYPNLSDKTKLIADRIGVIILGITSYVLALHAEGIYSLVKEASAFGSAGVFVIYIIGMYSKNTSVTAAIVTLATGASTYFIGKFFIHFEYSFLLSVLVAVLSYYTVYLITKAITPATLPVAIKDTDS
- a CDS encoding universal stress protein, whose protein sequence is MFKKILYPTDFSECAQAAIPYIKSMKKIGTKDLIILHVIDIRQSTIIDTTAFGETFIYPYDIGDILKKEAQAQMTKLIKQFSKLYRVTPLIIEGIPFREIIQIAQEHNVSCIVLGSHGKSNIEEMLLGSVTEKVVRKSTIPCLVIKRA
- a CDS encoding class I SAM-dependent methyltransferase is translated as MCDSNQVKKSPFDDYSFALLYEKRNAEFGYPGKLLDYLIEHLYKYNVTSVIDVGAGTGAFSIPLAQAGFRVHAIEPATGMRSILSSKIKDVSGNLSIYPYTLEEMPAIKADACIAMHSLYGMKPIEGAIAKMMHSAPLVMIAVRTEKTYTLSDVVRSYFKKERPKHYHKKIIEYLQEHSISHKQYFIHQSHRVIIRNLFQEALFHCQAMGCDESHVDAILHILENNLHKDDEYWFENIHDDAMIIIHP